The genomic interval TTGATTTTCAACAAGTTTCTTTAAGTTTTTGCGAGCATAATCCTGAAGTTCGATTTCCAAAATATCTTCTTCAGTGATTATTGATTGTATCTTCTTTCTAAGTTGGCGAGCCATTAATGGACTTTTACCTCCTGTAAAAATAGAAATCTCAATTTCACCAATATTAAAACTTGTTGGAACAATTACATTCCCTTCTTGTGGAAAATCTGCACGATTAATAAGTTTATTTTTAGCAATTCCACTAACATAATCAGATAACTCCCTATCACCACTAGCTATAACAACCAAATCAGACCAATCAATTAAATCATCAACATCACTAACAGAGCATAAACTAGCTCCTTTATATTTCAATTCCTTAGGTAAACTATCTCCAACTAATTTAACATTAGCCCCATGATCTAAAAATTTATTTGCTCGCCTAGTTGCAACTTCGCCAGTACCTAAAATAAAAACATTAAAATCAAATGTTTTTAAGTAAAGAGATGTCCAGTCCATTTTAATCAGAATTCTCAAGAGATCTTGCATGTAAAACTTTTACAGCCGCCCTTAAATCATCATTACATTCATTTAAAATATTCATAGCTTCAAGTTTTGTAACATTAAATGTTTCAGCCAATGCTTCGGCTTTTTCATCAGGATCTGGTTTTTTAACACCTACCAACCGTTCAGATAATTCTTTTTTTAAGTCCAAATATTCATCATGACTCATTCCCATATTTTTTAAAGTCATGTCTCTTAATGGGCAGGGTTTGGATGGTTTGCAACACCATACAAGTGATCCGAAACAAGTTCCTGCTCCCTCACCTAACCTGGTTTCTTTAGCAAATTGAGTTTTAATTTCAATATATTCCTTAGGAGTTAAATTAACTTCCTGCAATGCATTTAAAATTGGGCATGGTTTAACTGGAGGACAACAAAAAGCAAGCCCCCTAATGTCTCCTCCCCTACAAATATGAGATGGTGCATCTTCCCAAGTCATAATAAACCTCCAAAAAATCATTCATCATTGTAAATAATCATTAAAAATAATTATAAAATAATAATATAATTTATTTTAACTAAGAATATATAATCTTTTTTATAAAAGAAATATATTTTTAACAATGATTAAATTTTAATATTCCCATTACAAATTTAAATATAGATTTTTATGAAAGAAAAATTAATAGTCGAAGACATAACCATCACATTAGAGAGAAAAAATATTAAAAATATGTATCTTCGAGTCCTACCTCCAAAAGGTGATGTAAAACTATCTGTCCCATTATTTTTACCAAATAATGAAGTAATTATGTTTATCAAATCTCGAAAAAATTGGATTTTAAAAAAACAAGAATTTATTTTAAATAATAATATTCAACCTCCTTTAAAATTTATTAGTGGTGAAAAACATCAATTATGGGGCAGAGAATACACACTACAATTAATTAAAAATGACAACATAGAACATGTTCTAATTGATGAAGACACCAGTATTATGTACTTGCCACTACCTAAAAAAAGTACAATAAAGGCAAGAGAGGAAATATTAATTGATTTTTATAGAAAAGAACTTCAGAATGCAATACCTCAAGTGTTAGAAAAATGTAGTCTCATTGTTGGACAAAAACCATCCGAAGTTAAAGTTAGGAAAATGAAAAATTGGGGAAATTGTAGACAAGATAGAAGAATAACCTTAAATTTAAATTTAGCAAAAAAAGACCCAAAATGCCTAGAATATGTAATGATACATGAATTATGTCATTTAATAGAATTCAATCACGGTGAAAAATTTAAAAAATTAATAGACAAATTCTGTCCGGACTGGAAAAAAATAAAAAAAGAATTGAATGAATAAGAAAATTATCTATTTTCTTTAAGCATATCCTCTTTTTCATCAGCAGTCAATTTATCAACTATTTCTTCAGGAGTACCAATATCCAAAAGTTTACCTCCTCTCATTAAAGCAGCCCTATCACAGACATCTAAAACAAAATCCATATCGTGAGAAATGATAATGAATGTTTGTTCTAATTCAGTACGTGCTTTTAGAATTGAATCTGATACAATGACACGAGTAATTGGATCCATAGTACCTGTCGGTTCATCTAAAACAATTAAATTAGGTTCTTTAATTAAAACCTGAGCTAAAGCAACCCTATGCTTTTCACCTACACTCAATTGATCAGGATATTTATCAAGAATGCTTGCAGCGACATCATCTGCAAAACCTACAGTAGTCAATGCATGAATAGCTTTGATTTTACCAAATTCTGCAGGTAAATTTAAACTGATTGCATCGGTCAAGTTACCAAGAACAGTCCTATGAGGATATAAAGAATATTCTTGATGTAATAAACCAATATAAGGCATGATACGACCACGGTTAAGAGGTCCAACTTTAGTCATGTCAATCCATTCATCACCAAGTTTAATTTGAATATTACCACTGCTTGGTTCAGTTAATCCCATTAACATTCTAGTTGTAGTGGTTTTTCCAGAACCACTTAAGCCCACAATACCAAAAATTTCTTCTTTATTGATATTTAAACTCACACCATCTACTGCTTTAACAACCCCACGTTCAATAGAGTAATAATGCTTCTTAACATCTTCAAGAACAACTTCTGGTTCTCCAAATTCAGGAATTTCTGGTTTTTCAGGAATAGGGATTGTAGCTACAAATTCATTTACCACTTTCTCCGGTTCGCCTTCCTCTTTGATTTGACCCTCTTCCAACCAGATTACACTATCTGCTAATTCAATCATTACTTCTGGCCAATGAGAAGTGATTAACATGGTGATTCCTTTATCTTTAACGCCTTCTTTCAAGGTATTATGAAGTTTAATTGCAGTTTGAGGATCTAAAGTTCCTGTAGGTTCATCAGCTAAAAACATCATTGGAGACTTAGCTAATTGCCTTGCAAGTACGACTCTTTGTTTTTCCCCTCCACTTAAATCACGAGCGATATGAGTAATCCTATGATTCATTTGAACCATTTCTAATAATTCCAATGCTTCGTAGATTTTCTCATCATAATCTTTGCCCTCGGGCATTGCCCTCATTACATTTTCAATTACAGTTTCTTCATCATATAATGCAAAGTTACGTTGTAACATGATGGAAATTCTTCTTTTAATACTTGCAAATAATTTTCTCTCAGAATTAAAGAAATCTACTTCTTTCGCTTCTAAAGTAGCTCCACAACTACATTTTTCACCAACATGAGATGGTGAATCTACTGCTAAACAATCAGGACAAACTGCTACATTAACTAATATTTGACCTGCATC from Methanobrevibacter gottschalkii DSM 11977 carries:
- a CDS encoding precorrin-2 dehydrogenase/sirohydrochlorin ferrochelatase family protein; translation: MDWTSLYLKTFDFNVFILGTGEVATRRANKFLDHGANVKLVGDSLPKELKYKGASLCSVSDVDDLIDWSDLVVIASGDRELSDYVSGIAKNKLINRADFPQEGNVIVPTSFNIGEIEISIFTGGKSPLMARQLRKKIQSIITEEDILEIELQDYARKNLKKLVENQKDRKKYLYEIFEDEKVNVLIKNRKIDEAKLYIDNLIRGLI
- a CDS encoding methanogenesis marker 9 domain-containing protein, which produces MTWEDAPSHICRGGDIRGLAFCCPPVKPCPILNALQEVNLTPKEYIEIKTQFAKETRLGEGAGTCFGSLVWCCKPSKPCPLRDMTLKNMGMSHDEYLDLKKELSERLVGVKKPDPDEKAEALAETFNVTKLEAMNILNECNDDLRAAVKVLHARSLENSD
- a CDS encoding M48 family metallopeptidase; this encodes MKEKLIVEDITITLERKNIKNMYLRVLPPKGDVKLSVPLFLPNNEVIMFIKSRKNWILKKQEFILNNNIQPPLKFISGEKHQLWGREYTLQLIKNDNIEHVLIDEDTSIMYLPLPKKSTIKAREEILIDFYRKELQNAIPQVLEKCSLIVGQKPSEVKVRKMKNWGNCRQDRRITLNLNLAKKDPKCLEYVMIHELCHLIEFNHGEKFKKLIDKFCPDWKKIKKELNE
- the atwA gene encoding methyl coenzyme M reductase system, component A2, whose amino-acid sequence is MDFITLKNITKTFDGVDVLKNINLKINEGETLGILGRSGSGKSVLINMLRGTSDYKPDAGQILVNVAVCPDCLAVDSPSHVGEKCSCGATLEAKEVDFFNSERKLFASIKRRISIMLQRNFALYDEETVIENVMRAMPEGKDYDEKIYEALELLEMVQMNHRITHIARDLSGGEKQRVVLARQLAKSPMMFLADEPTGTLDPQTAIKLHNTLKEGVKDKGITMLITSHWPEVMIELADSVIWLEEGQIKEEGEPEKVVNEFVATIPIPEKPEIPEFGEPEVVLEDVKKHYYSIERGVVKAVDGVSLNINKEEIFGIVGLSGSGKTTTTRMLMGLTEPSSGNIQIKLGDEWIDMTKVGPLNRGRIMPYIGLLHQEYSLYPHRTVLGNLTDAISLNLPAEFGKIKAIHALTTVGFADDVAASILDKYPDQLSVGEKHRVALAQVLIKEPNLIVLDEPTGTMDPITRVIVSDSILKARTELEQTFIIISHDMDFVLDVCDRAALMRGGKLLDIGTPEEIVDKLTADEKEDMLKENR